From Rhodopseudomonas palustris:
GGGCCCGATCGTGTTCCAGCCGACCGACAAGGCGATCAACGTCGCGCAGGACGGCAACATCAGCGTGCTGGAAGGCACCGCCACCATCGACTCGCTGCGCGGCAAGCTGCGGCTGGTGTCGTTCGCCCGGCCGCAGAGCCTGGAGAAGCAGGGCGACAATCTGTTCGCCGCGACCTCCGACCCCGGCGCGCCCGACACCAAGGCGATCGTGCGCCAGGGCTACGTCGAGAAATCGAACGTGAACTCGGTGCTGGAAATGACGCGGATGATCGACGTCACCCGCTCCTATCAGAAAGTCTCGTCGTTACTGCAGCAGCAAGGCGACCTGCAGAAGGCCGCCATCGAGCGGCTTGCCGAAGTCCCGGCGTAAGGAGATCGACGATGCGCGCACTCTACACCGCAGCGACCGGCATGGCCGCCCAGGAACTCAACGTCCAGGTGATTTCCAACAACATCGCCAATATGCGGACGACGGGGTTCAAGAAGCAGACGGCACAATTCCAGGACCTGATCTACGACCACGTCCGGCGGGTCGGCGCGCAAGCGTCGGACCAGGGCACGATCCTGCCGGTCGGCGTCGACATCGGCGGCGGCGTCAAGACCGTCGGCACCCCGCGGCTGATGACGCAGGGCACGCTGTCGACCACCGGCAACGATCTCGACCTCGCCATTCGCGGCGAGGGCTTCTTCAAGATCCAGATGCCGGACGGCACCTTCAGCTACACCCGCGACGGCTCGTTCACCACCGACAACACCGGCCGCGTCGTCACGGCGAACGGCAACCCCTTGCAGCCGACCATCACCATCCCGAACGGCGCCACCAGCATTACGGTCGCGACCAACGGTCAGGTGTCGGTGACGGTGGCAGGGGCGACAGCGCCGACCGTGCTCGGCCAGATCGGCCTGACGCGCTTCATCAACAAGACCGGGCTGCAGCCGCAAGGCGACAATTTGTTCATCGAGACCCAGGCGTCCGGCCCGCCGCAGGACGGCATCGCCACCGCCGACGGTCTCGGCGACATGATGCAGAAAACGCTGGAGCAGGCCAACGTCGAAGTGGTGACGGAAATCTCCGACCTGATCTCCGCACAGCGCGCCTACGAGATGAACGCCAAAGTCGTCAGCGCCGCCGACCAGATGCTGCAAGCAACCTCCAACATGTTCCGCTGAGGGAGCTGACCAATGATCCGATCGCTCCTCATCACCGCTCTGCTCGCCGCGCCGTTCGCCGCGACCGCAGCCGAGAAAACGCCGCCGGCCGCCGTGCCGGCCCTCGACCAACGGACCGACGACGTGCTGCTCTCGCCGGTGCTGCGCGCGCATGTCGAGGTAGCCGACGAACTGGTGCGGATCGGCGACGTCATCGACAATGCCGGCGTCGCGGCGAAGATCGCGATCTATCGCGCGCCCGACCTCGGCACCACCGGCGCGCTGCCGACCGCATCCGTGCTCGCCGCCTTGCGTGCGCATCAGGTGATCGGCGTCGACACCCGCGACATCCGTGAAGTCACCGTCGCCCGCCTCGCCCGCAGCGTGCCGGCGAAGGAGATCGAGCAGCAAGTGATCGAGACGCTGCAGCGCCGCCACGGCTTCGGCGAGGCCGAAGATCTGGCGTTGACCTGGGACCGGGAGATCGAATCCCAGACGCTGCCGGCCAGCTACACCGGCCCGCTGCAACTCGTCTCCGAACGGTTCGACCGGCGCAGCGGGCGGTTCGACATCAGTTTCGAAATCGCGGGTTCCGACAGCGCGCCGGTGCGGCTGCGCCTGACCGGCGCCGCGGTCGAGACCGTTTCGGCCACGGTGCTGACCCGCTCGATCGAACGCAATGAGGTCATCAAAGCCTCCGACGTCGCCATCGAACGCCGCCCCAAGGCCGAGGCCAAGTCCGACGCCATCGCGCGCGATGTTGCGATCGGCATGCAGGCGCGGCGCACCTTGCGCAGCGGCCAGTTGGTACGCGCCACCGACCTCGCCAAGCCCGATCTGGTCACGCGCGATCAGGGCGTCACGCTGATCTATCAGGCCGCCGGCATCTACCTGACGTCGCGCGGCAAGGCGCTCGAAACCGGCACCGAGGGCGACGTCGTCAACGTGCTCAATCTCCACTCGAAGCGCACCGTGGCCGCGACCGTGATCGGACGCGGACAGGTGATGGTGACCGTCGCCGTGCCGCGCATCCTCGCCAGCGCCAATCCCGCTACAGCGCCGGGCGTTCCCGCCGCCGCGCCTGCCCCCGCCGCCGCCAGGACCGAGTGAGTTTCATGTTCAAGCCAGTACCGACCAACCGCATCGTTCTGATCGCCGCGCTGATTGCGACGGGAGGTCTCGCCGGCGGCTGCTCCTCGATCGACCGCCTCGCCGCGATCGGCGAACGGCCGGCGCTGAGCGCAATCGAGAATCCGACGACGCAGCCCGGCTACAAGCCGGTGCAGATGCCGATGCCGAAGCCGGAAGTCGCGTCGTACAACGCCAACTCGCTGTGGCGGAACGGCTCGCGCGCGTTCTTCCGCGATCAGCGCGCCGCCAAGGTCGGCGACATCATGACGGTGACGGTGAACTTCACCGACAAGGCCAACATCGCCAATCAGACCCAGCGCAGCCGCTCCAGTTCGGAAAATTCCGGCATCACCGATTTCGCCGGCAGCAAGCTGTTGACCGGCGACGCCGCCGAGGTGCTTCCAGGCCGCCTGCTCACCACCGATGCCACCTCGACCACCGACGGCAAGGGCTCGGTGCAGCGCCAGGAAGCCTTGAAGACCAGCGTCGCCGCGGTGGTGACGCAGGTGCTGCCGAACGGCAATCTGGTGGTCGAGGGCAAGCAGGAAATTCGCGTCAATTTCGAAGTCCGCGAACTGATCGTCGCCGGCATCGTCCGGCCGGAAGACATCCAGAGCGACAACACCATCGACAGCAGCAAGATCGCGCAGGCCCGCATCGCCTATGGCGGCCGCGGCCAGATCACCGACGTGCAGCAGCCGCGCTACGGCCAGCAGGTGATGGACGTGCTGCTGCCGTTCTGAGTTTCAGTTTTCGAGCTCCCACACCCGGCCGCGAACCTAGGCGCGGTCAGGTGTACCAGCGCGGCCTCCTCCGGCTCTCCCCCGGACGGAGGCCGCGGCCTTTTCGGCGGCCGCCGGGCACCACGAGCCGCACCGGCGGGTCGCGGCGCGGCAATGTGATCCGATGCATGGACCGCATCGCATGGCGCCGGTTGTATCGCGCGCCGGCGACGTTAAGTTCCGCGGCAACCCGCCTGCTCCCGCATCCGCCGGGCCGGCCTATTGGAGAATCGAGATGATCCGAACCAGCGCCGCCCTGCTTGCGGCCGCCGCCGCCGTCGTCACACTTGCGGCGGCGCCAGCCTCGGCCCGCGACTTCGCGTATTGCCTGCAGGGCGGCGAATGGGGCTATCCCGGCAACTGCCAGTTCGACAGCTACCAGCAGTGCATGACCACGGCATCCGGGACCCGGGCCGGTTGCGACATCAACCCGGTCTTCGCGTTCCGGGCGCAGCAGCAGGACGTCCAGCCGCAGCCGCGCCTGCGGCATCGCCGCCACTGAGCCGGAGCGCCTGAAAAGCCGACAAAAAAATAGCGCCGCTCCCGATCAGGAGCGGCGCCGAAATTCATCGGACAGCCGCGCGAACGCCGACTGCGCCTCGGCGCGAACTACTCGTCGCGATAGACCTTCTCGCGCTTCTCGTGGCGCTCTTGCGCTTCGACCGACAGCGTCGCGATCGGGCGGGCTTCGAGCCGCTTCAGCGAAATCGGCTCGCCGGTTTCTTCGCAGTAACCGTAGGTGTTGTCGTCGATGCGCTGCAGTGCAGCGTCGATCTTGGAGATCAGCTTGCGCTGCCGATCGCGCGCACGCAGTTCGATGGCGCGGTCGGTTTCCGACGAGGCGCGATCGGCCAGGTCGGGATGATTGACGTTCTCTTCCTGGAGGGTCTGGAGCGTGAGCTTTGCTTCGCGCAAAATCTCGTCCTTCCAGGCCAGTAGCTTGGCGCGAAAATACTCGCGCTGCCGTTCATTCATGAACGGCTCTTTCTCGGAGGGTCGATAGCTTTTCAACTTATCCAAGGGGCAATCCATGATCTTGTTGGGCGGCAATAGCCCCGCCTGCGCGGCAGCTTATATAGCGCGCGCAGATGACAGACAATATCGTCCGCCGTCGCGTCCGCTGCTGCACATCGTTTGAGCGGCGGAAGCTGCCGCACCCTTGGTCGGTCGCGCGTCGGTCAGTATTGTCCGGCCTTGGCCAGTTCGACCTCGACGCGCAGCTCGATTTCCGACAATACCGCGTCGAGACCCGGATCGCCCGAAGAGGCCTTCAGTTCCGCGGCCGCGGCGCGCAGCCGCGTCACCGTGGCGGTGTCGAACGAGCCGGCCAGCAGGCTGATCTTGAGGTCGTCGAGCACGTCGAGTGCGGTCCGGCCACGCGCCACGGAGCGCTTGCGCCTTTCGGTGGCGTCCTCGACCCCCTGCATCGCCATCAGCGCATCGAGCCCGGTGGGCGCCAGCGGCGCGCTGGCCGTTCGTGTCGCCTGCCCGGGCTGTGCGGTGCTGGTCGGCAGCGAAAAGGTGCTGGAACCGGTCCGCCGGGCGTTGCCGGAGGGGGCCGAAGGGGTGGTGCCGTTTGGGCCGTAGATTCGCATGGTCTCTCTCGCCGGACAGGTCCTGGCTGGGTGCCGCGCGGGGAACAGCTTACACCCAAGCCGGCAACCGCGCTGAGGCCCCTGCAACCCAGCGTCGTCGTTTATGGTTAACAGCAGGTAAACGGTCGGCAAATTTTGCCGCTGGCGCTCGGTTTTGCCGCGCCCCCGGTTCCCACGGAGCGGGGCCATACCTGGTAAGTTATATCAATATCAAATACTTAGATCGCATTCCCTAACTGGCATGGCGCTCGCAAGGGAAGCTGGCGTGACTGCGCTGCGTGCCGCCGCGTCAGCCGCCGAGGAGACTACAATGCCGAGCGTTTCCGCCGTGATCCTGAAGCTGGCCGCAGCCGCCCTGTCTGCGCTGCTGCTGTCGGGCGTGGCCGCCAACGCCACCTCGCGGATCAAGGACCTCGCCAATATCGAGGGCGTGCGGCAGAATCAGTTGATCGGCTACGGCCTCGTGGTCGGCCTCAACGGCACCGGCGACACCCTCAACAACATCCCCTTCACCAAGCAGTCGCTGCAGGCGATGCTGGAGCGGATGGGCGTCAACATCCGCGGCGCCACGATCCGCACCGGCAACGTCGCTGCCGTGATGGTGACCGGCAATCTGCCGGCTTTCGCCACCCAGGGCACCCGGATGGACGTCACCGTCTCGGCGCTCGGCGACGCCAAGAACCTGCAGGGCGGCACCCTGCTGGTGACGCCGCTGCTCGGCGCCGACGGCAACGTCTATGCGGTGGCGCAGGGATCGCTCGCGATCGGCGGCTTCCAGGCCGAGGGCGAAGCCGCCAAGATCACCCGCGGCGTGCC
This genomic window contains:
- the flgG gene encoding flagellar basal-body rod protein FlgG — its product is MRALYTAATGMAAQELNVQVISNNIANMRTTGFKKQTAQFQDLIYDHVRRVGAQASDQGTILPVGVDIGGGVKTVGTPRLMTQGTLSTTGNDLDLAIRGEGFFKIQMPDGTFSYTRDGSFTTDNTGRVVTANGNPLQPTITIPNGATSITVATNGQVSVTVAGATAPTVLGQIGLTRFINKTGLQPQGDNLFIETQASGPPQDGIATADGLGDMMQKTLEQANVEVVTEISDLISAQRAYEMNAKVVSAADQMLQATSNMFR
- the flgA gene encoding flagellar basal body P-ring formation chaperone FlgA; protein product: MIRSLLITALLAAPFAATAAEKTPPAAVPALDQRTDDVLLSPVLRAHVEVADELVRIGDVIDNAGVAAKIAIYRAPDLGTTGALPTASVLAALRAHQVIGVDTRDIREVTVARLARSVPAKEIEQQVIETLQRRHGFGEAEDLALTWDREIESQTLPASYTGPLQLVSERFDRRSGRFDISFEIAGSDSAPVRLRLTGAAVETVSATVLTRSIERNEVIKASDVAIERRPKAEAKSDAIARDVAIGMQARRTLRSGQLVRATDLAKPDLVTRDQGVTLIYQAAGIYLTSRGKALETGTEGDVVNVLNLHSKRTVAATVIGRGQVMVTVAVPRILASANPATAPGVPAAAPAPAAARTE
- the flgH gene encoding flagellar basal body L-ring protein FlgH; this encodes MFKPVPTNRIVLIAALIATGGLAGGCSSIDRLAAIGERPALSAIENPTTQPGYKPVQMPMPKPEVASYNANSLWRNGSRAFFRDQRAAKVGDIMTVTVNFTDKANIANQTQRSRSSSENSGITDFAGSKLLTGDAAEVLPGRLLTTDATSTTDGKGSVQRQEALKTSVAAVVTQVLPNGNLVVEGKQEIRVNFEVRELIVAGIVRPEDIQSDNTIDSSKIAQARIAYGGRGQITDVQQPRYGQQVMDVLLPF
- a CDS encoding DUF3551 domain-containing protein, with product MIRTSAALLAAAAAVVTLAAAPASARDFAYCLQGGEWGYPGNCQFDSYQQCMTTASGTRAGCDINPVFAFRAQQQDVQPQPRLRHRRH
- the dksA gene encoding RNA polymerase-binding protein DksA, which gives rise to MNERQREYFRAKLLAWKDEILREAKLTLQTLQEENVNHPDLADRASSETDRAIELRARDRQRKLISKIDAALQRIDDNTYGYCEETGEPISLKRLEARPIATLSVEAQERHEKREKVYRDE
- a CDS encoding flagellar assembly protein FliX yields the protein MRIYGPNGTTPSAPSGNARRTGSSTFSLPTSTAQPGQATRTASAPLAPTGLDALMAMQGVEDATERRKRSVARGRTALDVLDDLKISLLAGSFDTATVTRLRAAAAELKASSGDPGLDAVLSEIELRVEVELAKAGQY